In a genomic window of Blastopirellula marina:
- a CDS encoding cytochrome c oxidase assembly protein, producing the protein MTSFVFHESLWHWSSPVWLVVIPAIVATLWSRSAVVWHTWFRVVALAVLLLAFVSPIGVLANGYLFSAHMIQHLLLLLVIPLFLLLSFPEDAARAVMKRPVGKEVGRLLSIPMLGWCCGLGAMWFWHVPSLCSAATENSLVGLVRNISFLVAGLAFWWPIFAPVKSARIDPLMGIVYLFSACLGCTLLGIYITFTPITVCPAFANPADRVGILTALYKAGFTPDIDQQLGGLLMWVPPCSLYILVIISVMCRWYTQPVGSPESHASPSNEIAEPTS; encoded by the coding sequence GTGACGTCATTCGTCTTTCACGAATCGCTCTGGCACTGGTCCTCACCGGTCTGGCTAGTCGTAATTCCGGCAATCGTCGCCACGTTGTGGTCGCGATCGGCCGTAGTTTGGCATACATGGTTCCGAGTTGTGGCGTTAGCAGTCTTGCTGCTGGCTTTTGTTTCGCCTATCGGCGTATTGGCCAACGGTTATCTGTTCAGTGCTCACATGATTCAGCATTTACTGCTACTGTTGGTCATTCCCTTGTTTCTTCTGCTTAGTTTTCCGGAAGATGCAGCTAGAGCGGTGATGAAACGACCGGTAGGAAAAGAAGTTGGCCGGCTACTTTCAATTCCCATGTTGGGCTGGTGCTGCGGTCTGGGTGCGATGTGGTTCTGGCACGTTCCTTCCCTGTGTAGTGCGGCAACTGAGAACAGTCTTGTCGGCCTCGTACGAAATATCAGCTTTCTTGTGGCTGGTCTGGCGTTTTGGTGGCCTATTTTTGCTCCTGTGAAAAGTGCACGCATCGATCCACTAATGGGGATTGTGTACTTGTTCTCCGCTTGCCTGGGCTGCACGCTGCTGGGTATCTACATCACGTTTACCCCAATCACCGTTTGTCCGGCATTCGCCAATCCAGCCGATCGTGTCGGCATTCTGACCGCACTCTACAAAGCTGGTTTCACGCCCGATATCGATCAACAGTTGGGGGGCCTACTGATGTGGGTTCCGCCTTGTTCGCTATACATTCTGGTCATAATTAGCGTAATGTGCCGTTGGTATACGCAGCCCGTAGGTTCGCCTGAATCGCACGCTTCGCCCAGTAACGAAATTGCGGAGCCCACATCATGA
- the ctaD gene encoding cytochrome c oxidase subunit I, with the protein MPLVKTAETETEEAAPAYESLLSWVSTVDHKRIGILYICTATFFLAVGGLEALLMRFQLLLPRNDFLSPDFFNQMFTMHGTTMVFLVGMPVLVGFANYFVPLMIGARDVAFPRLNAMSYWMLPMGGILLYFSFFTGKAPDAGWFSYAPLSTKPYNLMVAQDYWIIGLLCLGVGSVAGSINIFVTVLSLRAPGMSLQRVPLFVWMSFMMAILTVLALPALNAALAMLLIDRWLGAAFFEPARGGSAVLWQHFFWVFGHPEVYILILPAFGMISEVIPVFSRKPIYGYSFVAVSSAVIVLLSYGVWAHHMFAVGLGMGADIFFAIGSLLIALPTGVKIFNWTATMWGGSIRLTTAMLFAVAFLLEFVIGGLSGVMFAAVPIDWQLTDSYFVVAHFHYVLIGGTVFGVFSATYYWFPKMTGRMLSEKLGKWQFWLWVFGLNATFMSQHILGVMGMPRRVYTYADNPGWMALNAIATLGAVAMGAGTLVLLWNIWISLRSGEIAGNNPWNAFTLEWATTSPPPVENFESIPEVKSRRPVWDMDQPDRADWKVEKSPQDSGRRPDKVTLCAWAFIASEAVFFLLLLVAYVVFNARADEGPTSANSLDVTRTGAFTVCLLASSVTFWLAELALSAGKQIHFRRWLTLTIILGSIFIAGQAWEYTGLLLSDITIDVNLFAATFFTVTGFHGMHVIAGLVTLSIVLALASRDAFPKDRVNVLRAVGVYWHFVDVVWIIVFSIIYLGYLQ; encoded by the coding sequence ATGCCGTTGGTGAAAACCGCTGAGACCGAGACCGAAGAAGCGGCACCGGCCTACGAGAGCTTGCTTTCGTGGGTGAGCACGGTCGATCACAAACGCATCGGTATCCTATACATCTGCACGGCGACGTTCTTTCTCGCGGTTGGTGGTCTCGAAGCGCTGCTCATGCGTTTCCAATTACTGCTACCGCGAAATGACTTCCTGTCGCCCGACTTCTTCAATCAGATGTTCACCATGCACGGCACCACAATGGTGTTCTTGGTGGGCATGCCGGTACTGGTTGGGTTTGCGAATTACTTCGTTCCATTGATGATCGGGGCGCGGGATGTCGCTTTTCCACGGCTCAACGCGATGAGCTACTGGATGCTACCGATGGGTGGGATCTTGCTCTATTTTAGCTTCTTCACAGGGAAAGCCCCCGACGCCGGATGGTTTAGTTACGCGCCGCTATCCACTAAGCCATACAACTTGATGGTCGCGCAAGACTACTGGATTATCGGGCTCTTGTGTTTGGGCGTGGGCTCGGTGGCTGGTTCGATCAACATTTTTGTCACGGTACTCAGTCTGCGAGCACCGGGGATGAGTTTGCAGCGGGTTCCCCTGTTTGTATGGATGAGCTTCATGATGGCCATCCTAACCGTGTTAGCATTACCGGCGTTGAACGCAGCTCTGGCGATGCTGTTGATTGATCGTTGGCTCGGTGCAGCCTTCTTTGAACCAGCACGTGGCGGTTCGGCCGTGTTGTGGCAGCACTTCTTTTGGGTGTTTGGACATCCGGAGGTCTACATTCTTATTCTGCCGGCATTCGGCATGATCTCAGAAGTGATTCCGGTTTTCTCGCGGAAGCCTATTTACGGCTATTCTTTCGTCGCCGTTTCGAGTGCCGTGATCGTGCTGCTGAGCTATGGGGTCTGGGCTCACCATATGTTTGCGGTCGGGCTAGGCATGGGGGCCGACATCTTTTTCGCCATCGGATCTCTGCTGATTGCGTTACCTACTGGCGTGAAGATATTCAACTGGACCGCCACGATGTGGGGCGGATCGATACGATTGACAACGGCGATGCTGTTTGCCGTGGCATTCCTTCTGGAATTCGTCATCGGCGGTCTCTCCGGAGTGATGTTCGCTGCGGTTCCGATCGACTGGCAGTTGACTGATAGTTATTTTGTCGTGGCCCACTTCCATTACGTCTTGATTGGCGGAACGGTCTTTGGTGTATTCTCAGCGACTTATTATTGGTTCCCAAAAATGACCGGCCGCATGCTGAGCGAAAAGCTTGGCAAGTGGCAATTCTGGCTCTGGGTGTTCGGCCTGAATGCAACTTTCATGTCACAACACATTCTGGGCGTAATGGGGATGCCGCGAAGAGTGTACACCTATGCCGACAATCCCGGCTGGATGGCATTGAATGCCATCGCCACGCTCGGGGCCGTCGCCATGGGTGCCGGCACGCTGGTGTTGCTGTGGAACATCTGGATCAGCCTAAGAAGTGGGGAGATCGCAGGAAACAATCCCTGGAACGCGTTTACTTTGGAATGGGCAACCACCTCGCCTCCTCCTGTCGAAAACTTCGAATCGATTCCAGAAGTTAAAAGTCGTCGACCCGTCTGGGACATGGACCAACCTGACCGCGCCGACTGGAAAGTAGAAAAGTCGCCGCAAGACTCCGGTCGTCGTCCAGACAAGGTAACGCTTTGTGCGTGGGCATTCATCGCCTCGGAAGCCGTCTTTTTTCTATTGCTGTTGGTAGCTTACGTGGTATTCAATGCCCGTGCGGATGAAGGACCAACCTCCGCCAATTCGTTGGACGTAACTCGAACCGGCGCGTTCACCGTCTGTCTATTGGCAAGTAGCGTCACCTTCTGGTTGGCGGAATTGGCTCTCTCGGCAGGCAAGCAAATCCATTTTCGCCGTTGGCTAACACTGACGATCATCCTCGGATCGATATTTATCGCCGGTCAGGCCTGGGAGTACACGGGGCTGCTGCTAAGTGACATCACAATTGACGTGAACCTGTTTGCGGCCACGTTTTTCACCGTGACAGGTTTCCACGGAATGCACGTTATCGCTGGTTTGGTTACCTTATCAATCGTATTAGCACTTGCGTCCAGGGATGCCTTTCCGAAGGATCGCGTAAACGTCCTACGAGCGGTTGGCGTATATTGGCACTTTGTCGACGTCGTCTGGATTATCGTCTTTTCGATCATCTACCTGGGGTATTTACAGTGA